In one window of Pseudodesulfovibrio sediminis DNA:
- a CDS encoding cytochrome c family protein has protein sequence MSRNAVWLKGCLILFSAMAILAFGLTKTGRTTSGRFVGSAACAECHEQEFQNFKKFSKKAHSGESVKIMASDLTTEELAECYACHMTGFGQPGGFVSFAKTPEMGEAGCEVCHGPGYDHVESEGDTDLIKGDLDLEDCTGCHNPDRVEAFDFKPLLYGGAH, from the coding sequence ATGTCGAGGAACGCGGTTTGGTTGAAAGGGTGTCTCATACTTTTTAGTGCTATGGCCATCCTGGCTTTCGGACTGACGAAAACCGGACGAACAACGTCCGGTCGATTCGTCGGCTCTGCTGCGTGCGCTGAATGCCATGAGCAGGAATTCCAAAACTTCAAAAAATTTTCCAAGAAAGCGCATTCTGGCGAATCCGTGAAAATCATGGCGTCAGATCTCACCACAGAGGAACTGGCCGAGTGTTACGCCTGCCATATGACCGGTTTTGGTCAGCCTGGCGGGTTTGTCAGTTTTGCCAAGACTCCTGAAATGGGCGAAGCAGGCTGTGAAGTCTGCCACGGACCGGGGTATGACCATGTGGAATCAGAAGGGGACACGGACCTGATCAAGGGAGACCTCGATCTGGAAGACTGTACTGGTTGCCACAACCCGGACAGGGTGGAAGCCTTTGACTTTAAGCCGCTGCTTTACGGCGGGGCACATTAG
- a CDS encoding desulfoferrodoxin, with protein MAIKLGEVYKCNACGNIVMAIHEGGGDLVCCGEDMVLMVENTVDAAVEKHVPVLTKDGDKITVKVGEVAHPMEEKHYIEWIEVMVGDTGFYKALKPGDAPEAEFCACGLTGDITCRAYCNLHGLWAAK; from the coding sequence ATGGCAATCAAATTGGGCGAAGTGTACAAGTGTAATGCGTGTGGTAATATTGTCATGGCTATCCATGAAGGCGGAGGCGATCTGGTCTGTTGTGGCGAAGACATGGTCCTGATGGTCGAAAACACCGTTGATGCAGCCGTTGAGAAGCACGTTCCCGTGCTGACCAAGGATGGCGACAAGATTACCGTCAAGGTCGGTGAAGTGGCTCATCCCATGGAAGAGAAACACTACATCGAGTGGATCGAAGTCATGGTCGGCGACACAGGTTTCTACAAGGCTCTGAAACCCGGCGACGCCCCTGAAGCCGAGTTCTGCGCATGTGGCTTGACCGGTGATATCACCTGCCGTGCATACTGTAATCTCCACGGCCTCTGGGCTGCAAAATAA
- a CDS encoding endonuclease/exonuclease/phosphatase family protein: MIHYWPLKRLDTKTRKRTVAGLERIRKLVADVMPPRTLRSTLVLGTWNIRNFDDNRFGDGPRMEESLYYIAEVISAFDIIAIQEICRDMTPLKKVMRLLGTSYDYIVTDVTEGRSGNIERLGFIYNTDKVRFRNVAGEIVLPWKDQISDVTKKRQFARTPFSCAFQSGWFRFIFSTVHIYYGKQSKNSEEYKRRVSEINSVARFLANRAKSEKDNHILVGDFNIDKKSDPSGNALAKQGFETTQNIIGSNSKKNKFYDQISWIPRDNAVQRIDSDRSEGTLDVFSAVLQETQKDFKSYSPFVIASLEKKLTKARAELTAAKKKNKPTKKKQQAVDKWKTMLADPDQQFEYYVDKWRTFQMSDHLPLWVELDVDFSAEYLTSLKDGTFTPLSE; the protein is encoded by the coding sequence ATGATACACTATTGGCCACTCAAGAGACTGGATACGAAGACCCGAAAGCGGACTGTTGCCGGGCTGGAGAGAATCCGAAAACTGGTGGCGGACGTCATGCCTCCGCGCACCCTCCGGTCCACGCTGGTTCTGGGCACCTGGAACATACGGAATTTCGACGACAATCGGTTCGGCGATGGCCCGCGTATGGAGGAGTCGCTGTATTACATTGCCGAAGTCATCTCCGCATTCGACATCATCGCAATCCAGGAGATCTGTCGGGACATGACACCGTTAAAAAAGGTCATGCGCCTCCTCGGAACCAGCTATGATTATATCGTGACCGACGTGACCGAAGGGCGGAGCGGCAACATCGAACGGCTCGGCTTCATCTACAATACGGACAAGGTCCGGTTCAGAAACGTTGCTGGTGAAATCGTCCTGCCGTGGAAGGATCAAATCAGTGACGTAACAAAGAAACGCCAATTTGCCCGAACCCCGTTTTCCTGTGCCTTTCAGTCGGGCTGGTTCCGCTTCATCTTCTCCACGGTGCACATATATTACGGCAAGCAATCCAAAAATTCGGAAGAATACAAACGGCGAGTCAGTGAAATAAACTCTGTGGCCCGCTTCCTCGCCAACCGGGCAAAAAGCGAAAAGGACAACCACATCCTCGTGGGCGACTTCAATATTGATAAAAAAAGTGATCCCTCAGGAAATGCTCTGGCAAAACAGGGATTTGAAACCACACAAAACATCATCGGCAGCAACTCGAAAAAGAACAAATTCTACGATCAGATTTCGTGGATTCCCAGAGACAATGCCGTACAACGGATTGATTCTGACCGCAGTGAAGGGACACTGGATGTTTTCAGCGCTGTTTTGCAGGAAACACAAAAGGATTTCAAATCGTATTCCCCGTTTGTGATCGCTTCTCTTGAAAAGAAACTGACCAAGGCACGAGCAGAATTGACCGCAGCAAAAAAGAAGAACAAACCCACCAAAAAGAAACAGCAAGCGGTGGATAAATGGAAAACAATGCTGGCCGACCCCGATCAGCAATTCGAGTACTATGTCGATAAATGGCGCACCTTCCAGATGAGCGACCACCTGCCGCTGTGGGTGGAGCTAGATGTCGACTTCAGCGCCGAATACCTGACCTCGCTCAAGGACGGGACCTTCACACCGCTCTCGGAATAA
- a CDS encoding FprA family A-type flavoprotein — MKPLAIKDDIYWIGSVDWNRRNFHGYSKSHMGTTYNNYLIVDEKVTLIDTVAEEFWGTLKCNIANVLGDRKIDYFVINHLEPDHAGCLALAVEKYQPEKIYTSPMGQKAMMAHFHYKDWPVEVVPTGTNINIGKRNLTFVETRMLHWPDAMLTYCPEDKIAFTNDAFGQNWATSERFADEVDRSKLEELMRNYYANIVLPYSPVVIKTLKALEEMNLDIDTVCPDHGLMFRGEDCAWAFKKYQEYAEQKPKNKAVIVYDTMWHSTEKMAKAVASGLAEEGVSVRLMCMKNNHHSDVMLEVFDSAAVILGSPTHNNGILPLMADMLTYMKGLRPQNKIGSAIGSFGWSGECVKVLTQWIEDMNMELVEPVKVKHVPDHDTLSQCFDQGKAIAAAIKAKLAE; from the coding sequence ATGAAACCACTGGCTATTAAAGACGATATATACTGGATTGGTTCGGTGGACTGGAACCGCCGCAACTTCCATGGATATTCCAAGTCCCACATGGGCACCACCTACAACAACTACCTCATCGTTGACGAGAAGGTAACGCTTATCGACACCGTGGCCGAAGAGTTCTGGGGCACCCTCAAGTGCAACATCGCCAATGTGCTGGGTGATCGCAAGATCGACTACTTTGTCATCAACCACCTGGAACCTGACCATGCCGGCTGCCTGGCTCTGGCCGTAGAGAAATACCAGCCCGAGAAGATTTACACTTCCCCCATGGGGCAGAAAGCCATGATGGCGCATTTCCATTACAAGGATTGGCCTGTCGAGGTCGTGCCCACCGGTACCAACATCAACATCGGCAAGCGCAACCTCACCTTTGTCGAGACCCGTATGCTGCACTGGCCGGACGCCATGCTGACCTACTGCCCGGAAGACAAGATCGCTTTCACCAACGACGCCTTTGGTCAGAACTGGGCCACCTCCGAGCGTTTTGCTGACGAAGTGGATCGCTCCAAGCTCGAAGAGCTTATGCGCAACTACTACGCCAACATCGTGCTGCCTTACTCCCCGGTTGTTATCAAGACCTTGAAAGCGCTGGAAGAAATGAATCTGGATATCGACACGGTCTGCCCGGACCACGGCCTCATGTTCCGTGGCGAGGATTGTGCCTGGGCCTTCAAGAAATATCAGGAATACGCCGAGCAGAAGCCCAAGAACAAAGCTGTCATCGTGTATGACACCATGTGGCATTCCACCGAGAAGATGGCCAAGGCCGTTGCTTCCGGTCTGGCTGAAGAGGGTGTATCCGTTCGCCTCATGTGCATGAAGAACAACCACCACTCCGATGTCATGCTCGAAGTCTTTGACTCCGCTGCCGTCATCCTCGGTTCTCCGACGCACAATAACGGTATCCTGCCGCTCATGGCGGATATGCTGACCTACATGAAGGGTCTGCGTCCCCAGAACAAGATCGGGTCCGCCATCGGTTCCTTTGGCTGGTCCGGTGAGTGCGTAAAGGTACTCACCCAGTGGATTGAAGACATGAACATGGAGCTGGTCGAGCCGGTCAAAGTCAAGCATGTGCCTGACCACGACACGCTGAGCCAGTGCTTTGACCAAGGCAAGGCCATTGCCGCTGCCATCAAGGCGAAACTCGCTGAATAG
- the rbr gene encoding rubrerythrin: MSLKGTQTEKNILTAFAGESQARNRYAYFASVAKKEGYVQISKIFEETANHEKEHAKRLFKFLEGGDAEITASYPAGKIGTTLENLYAAAAGEKEEHEDMYPSFAKVAREEGFPVIAAAMENIAIAEAYHEERYKAFIANIEDGKVFKKDSEIVWRCQNCGYNHTGATAPDKCPACDHPQAHFEMKDTNW; the protein is encoded by the coding sequence ATGTCCCTGAAAGGAACGCAGACTGAAAAGAATATCCTGACCGCTTTTGCCGGTGAATCCCAGGCTCGTAACCGGTATGCCTACTTCGCCAGTGTCGCGAAGAAAGAAGGGTATGTTCAGATTTCCAAGATTTTTGAGGAGACGGCCAACCACGAAAAAGAACACGCCAAGCGTTTGTTCAAATTTCTTGAAGGTGGCGATGCTGAAATAACGGCTTCGTACCCTGCTGGCAAAATTGGCACGACGCTCGAAAATCTGTACGCCGCAGCTGCGGGCGAGAAGGAAGAGCATGAAGACATGTACCCCTCGTTTGCCAAAGTTGCTCGCGAGGAAGGGTTCCCGGTCATCGCTGCTGCCATGGAGAACATCGCCATTGCTGAAGCCTACCATGAAGAGCGGTACAAGGCGTTTATCGCCAACATCGAAGACGGTAAAGTTTTCAAGAAGGATTCCGAAATAGTCTGGCGCTGTCAGAACTGCGGGTATAATCATACAGGAGCGACCGCACCGGATAAGTGCCCGGCCTGTGATCACCCCCAGGCTCATTTCGAAATGAAAGACACCAACTGGTAA
- a CDS encoding phosphoribosylformylglycinamidine synthase subunit PurS produces MLCRVLVGLKEHVRDVLGERVARKIKSELGMEVKDLRIVNVFTLEGVTQEQVDSVLERAALHDPVLHEVSLEPLARDFDWIVEVGFRPGVTDNEGRTAKETLGVVLGLDKAALEDVKVYTAKQYLIVADMGEADVQHICKDLLANELIQRYEYKSADTWKTDPGFEAKAARVTGESSDEVNIIPLSSMTDAEMVDFSRANTLALSLREMHDVRDYYADPAVIAERERIGLAGDPTDAEIEVLAQTWSEHCKHKIFSAKITYENTETGKTSEFSSLYKTFIQGSTKQIRERNAATREDGDYCLSVFKDNAGVITFSDAINVCVKMETHNSPSALDPYGGALTGIVGVNRDPMGTGIGANLLCNTDVFCFADPFYEGELPPRLLHPRRVFEGVREGVEHGGNKSGIPTVNGSIVFDERYLGKPLVYCGTIGTMPVLVAGKPSHEKCALVGDVIVMSGGRIGADGIHGATFSSEELHEGSPATAVQIGDPITQRKMYDFLMRARDLGLYNAITDNGAGGLSSSVGEMAEDSGGFDMDLAKAPLKYDGLKPWEILISEAQERMTMAVPPEKLDQFMALSEEMDVESTALGVFTDSGKYLVRYGDKIVTCLDMDFLHNGVPQMELTATWKRPEFKTDLIPVPEDQNGLLADMLGRLNICSKEYVVRQYDHEVQGRSAIKPMVGVKADGPSDAGVIRPEYGSDKGLVISHGICPQFSDYDTYWMMANAIDEGIRNAVAVGGDVNYMAGCDNFCWCDPVESETTPDGQYKLAQLVRANQALAHYCLGFGVPCVSGKDSMKNDYKGGGQKISIPPTVLFSVIGVIPDVNKCMTSDFKKAGDLVYVLGQTRAELGGSEVAQQLGFENPNVPQVDLVSAKTRYETVFAAAQDGLITACHDCSDGGLGVALAEMCIGGRLGADIDLSAVPTCGDMNLTGVLYSESASRFVVSVAPADKDAFEALFAGQIFGLIGEVKAEGQLVAKYADMNVLEQDVEGLTTAFKSTLDW; encoded by the coding sequence ATGTTGTGCCGTGTGCTTGTTGGATTGAAGGAACACGTTCGTGACGTCTTGGGTGAACGAGTTGCCCGCAAGATTAAGAGCGAGCTCGGTATGGAGGTCAAAGACCTGCGTATCGTCAATGTCTTCACTCTGGAGGGCGTGACGCAGGAGCAGGTGGACAGCGTGCTCGAACGGGCCGCCCTGCACGACCCCGTCCTGCATGAGGTGTCGCTTGAGCCTCTGGCCCGCGATTTCGACTGGATTGTCGAGGTCGGGTTCCGTCCCGGCGTGACCGACAACGAAGGGCGCACCGCCAAGGAAACGTTGGGTGTGGTGCTTGGGCTGGACAAGGCGGCCCTTGAAGACGTCAAGGTCTATACCGCCAAGCAGTACCTGATTGTGGCCGACATGGGTGAGGCCGATGTGCAGCATATCTGCAAGGATCTGCTCGCCAACGAACTTATCCAGCGCTACGAGTACAAGTCCGCTGACACGTGGAAGACCGATCCCGGCTTTGAAGCCAAGGCCGCGCGCGTCACCGGCGAATCCTCCGACGAAGTGAATATCATTCCGCTGTCTTCCATGACGGATGCGGAAATGGTGGACTTCTCCCGTGCCAATACCCTGGCTCTCTCTCTCAGGGAAATGCACGATGTCCGTGATTACTATGCAGACCCGGCAGTCATCGCCGAGCGCGAAAGGATTGGTCTGGCAGGCGACCCCACAGACGCCGAGATCGAAGTCCTTGCGCAGACCTGGTCCGAGCACTGCAAGCACAAGATTTTCAGCGCGAAGATTACCTATGAAAACACCGAGACCGGTAAGACTTCTGAGTTTTCCAGCCTGTACAAGACCTTTATTCAGGGTTCCACCAAGCAGATTCGTGAGCGCAATGCCGCCACTCGCGAAGACGGCGATTACTGCCTCTCCGTGTTCAAGGACAATGCGGGCGTCATCACTTTTTCCGATGCCATCAATGTCTGCGTGAAGATGGAGACGCACAACTCTCCCAGCGCACTGGACCCGTACGGCGGAGCGCTGACCGGTATCGTGGGCGTCAACCGCGACCCCATGGGCACCGGCATCGGCGCGAACCTGTTGTGCAATACCGACGTGTTCTGCTTTGCCGATCCCTTTTACGAGGGCGAGCTGCCGCCGCGACTGCTGCACCCGCGTCGCGTGTTCGAAGGCGTTCGTGAAGGCGTGGAGCATGGCGGCAACAAGTCCGGCATCCCCACGGTGAACGGGTCCATTGTTTTTGACGAACGGTATCTGGGCAAGCCGCTGGTCTACTGCGGTACCATCGGCACCATGCCGGTGCTGGTTGCCGGTAAACCGTCCCACGAGAAATGCGCCTTGGTCGGAGACGTCATCGTCATGTCCGGCGGTCGTATCGGTGCCGACGGCATCCACGGTGCGACATTCTCGTCCGAAGAGCTGCACGAAGGCAGCCCGGCCACGGCGGTCCAGATCGGTGACCCCATCACCCAGCGCAAGATGTACGATTTTCTCATGCGTGCCCGTGACCTCGGCCTGTACAACGCCATCACCGACAACGGCGCCGGAGGGCTTTCTTCCTCTGTGGGCGAGATGGCCGAAGACAGCGGCGGGTTCGATATGGACCTGGCCAAGGCTCCGCTCAAGTACGATGGCCTGAAACCATGGGAAATCCTTATTTCTGAAGCCCAGGAACGCATGACAATGGCGGTCCCGCCTGAAAAGCTGGACCAGTTCATGGCACTCAGTGAGGAGATGGACGTGGAGTCCACCGCGCTGGGCGTGTTCACTGATTCGGGCAAGTATCTGGTGCGCTACGGCGACAAGATCGTCACCTGTCTGGATATGGACTTCCTCCACAACGGCGTGCCCCAGATGGAGCTGACCGCCACGTGGAAACGGCCTGAATTCAAGACTGACCTCATTCCGGTTCCTGAAGATCAGAACGGTCTGCTCGCGGATATGCTGGGTCGTCTCAATATCTGCTCCAAGGAGTATGTGGTCCGCCAGTATGATCACGAGGTGCAGGGCAGATCGGCCATAAAACCCATGGTGGGCGTCAAGGCGGACGGGCCGTCCGATGCCGGTGTGATCCGCCCTGAATACGGCTCTGACAAGGGACTGGTCATTTCCCACGGTATCTGCCCGCAGTTCTCCGACTACGATACCTACTGGATGATGGCCAATGCCATTGACGAAGGCATCCGTAACGCGGTGGCTGTTGGCGGCGACGTCAACTACATGGCCGGTTGTGACAATTTCTGCTGGTGCGACCCGGTTGAATCCGAGACAACCCCCGACGGTCAGTACAAACTGGCCCAGTTGGTTCGCGCCAACCAGGCCCTGGCACACTACTGCCTCGGTTTCGGTGTGCCGTGTGTGTCCGGCAAGGACTCCATGAAGAACGACTACAAGGGCGGCGGGCAGAAGATATCCATTCCGCCCACCGTGTTGTTTTCCGTTATTGGCGTCATCCCTGACGTCAACAAGTGCATGACCTCCGACTTCAAGAAAGCGGGCGATCTGGTGTATGTCCTGGGTCAGACCAGAGCGGAACTGGGTGGTTCCGAAGTCGCCCAGCAGCTCGGGTTCGAGAATCCGAACGTACCGCAGGTCGACCTCGTGTCTGCCAAGACTCGGTATGAAACCGTGTTCGCCGCCGCTCAGGACGGACTCATCACCGCCTGTCACGATTGCTCTGACGGCGGACTTGGCGTGGCTCTGGCTGAAATGTGCATTGGCGGCCGCCTGGGCGCTGATATTGACCTTTCAGCAGTGCCCACATGCGGTGATATGAACCTGACCGGCGTACTCTACTCCGAGTCTGCCAGCCGGTTTGTGGTCTCTGTCGCCCCTGCTGACAAGGACGCTTTCGAGGCCCTCTTTGCCGGCCAGATATTCGGTTTGATCGGCGAAGTGAAAGCCGAGGGTCAACTTGTCGCGAAATATGCCGATATGAACGTGTTGGAGCAGGACGTCGAAGGGCTGACAACAGCCTTCAAATCGACTCTTGATTGGTAA
- a CDS encoding methyl-accepting chemotaxis protein, whose protein sequence is MNFIRKSLGVKVALLSSLLTVIAFAGLFLYTSFSTYEHTMSEVESAAARVADMLYIAIEDPMSVGDNEGTDIKFLQMAERYPDTKVYLIDYKGEITYSTDSSAVRRMIFDVRNEEGLPDLVRKSLVENIAEGDLMEIDGQRHFAEVKTIKNNPFCYHCHGRSHEILGAMVVAVDVGPQFAALEDNQLRSAGISVLGVVALLAALIVFMRLSVVKPITSIAATAEEVSKGDLDANFSVKGQDEMASLAGYLTDMVDQIKDQLQYNQSVLSGIVVPLFVTDDTLQFQFINPPLQTILGLSEDEVSGRLVQEIFTCDDGDEEEGSCNAGDVLASGEATSGHFNYHRADGTTYPLMYEASPLKDADGETVGVICVLIDLTREEEDKKNIEQQQQNLLEVANEVTEVANSLNVASDALTKHMEQLARGVDTTADQTSQVATAMEEMNATVLEVAKNASETAQAAARANAVAAEGGKVVGKTVGEINSVAAITENLAEALASLSSRAENIGKVMAVINDIADQTNLLALNAAIEAARAGEAGRGFAVVADEVRKLAEKTMDATKEVEGAISLIQQSTSDVVQEMDTAKERVLNTSGMAQEAGGVLEEVVDHSNSISDMVNGIAAAAEEQSATSDEINNRVTQINTLSQDVLSGIRESNRGIQEVSEMASNLAGLVSKFRN, encoded by the coding sequence ATGAATTTCATCAGAAAATCTCTCGGTGTCAAAGTTGCCTTGCTGTCGTCCCTGCTGACCGTCATCGCGTTTGCAGGGTTGTTCCTCTATACGTCCTTTTCAACCTACGAGCACACGATGTCCGAGGTGGAGAGTGCGGCCGCCCGTGTTGCCGACATGCTGTACATCGCCATAGAAGACCCCATGAGTGTGGGGGATAATGAAGGCACGGATATCAAGTTCCTGCAAATGGCGGAACGGTACCCGGATACCAAGGTGTATCTGATCGATTACAAAGGTGAGATAACGTACTCCACTGATTCGTCCGCGGTACGCAGAATGATCTTCGATGTGCGCAACGAAGAAGGGCTGCCCGATCTGGTCAGGAAGAGTCTCGTCGAGAATATTGCGGAAGGTGACTTGATGGAGATTGATGGCCAGCGGCATTTTGCCGAGGTCAAGACTATCAAAAACAATCCGTTTTGTTATCACTGTCATGGCAGATCGCATGAAATACTGGGGGCGATGGTCGTGGCGGTTGATGTTGGTCCGCAGTTTGCCGCCCTTGAGGACAATCAGTTGCGGTCGGCAGGTATTTCCGTATTGGGCGTGGTAGCGCTGCTGGCAGCGTTGATTGTCTTCATGCGCTTGTCTGTGGTCAAACCTATCACCTCCATCGCTGCTACGGCAGAAGAGGTCTCCAAGGGTGATCTTGACGCGAATTTCTCGGTCAAGGGCCAGGATGAAATGGCCAGCCTTGCCGGATATCTTACCGATATGGTGGATCAGATCAAGGATCAGCTCCAATACAATCAGAGTGTCCTTTCCGGTATCGTGGTGCCGTTGTTCGTTACGGACGATACCTTGCAGTTCCAGTTTATCAATCCGCCTTTGCAGACCATTCTCGGTTTGTCCGAAGACGAAGTCTCGGGCAGGCTCGTACAGGAGATATTCACCTGTGACGATGGAGATGAAGAAGAGGGGAGCTGCAATGCCGGGGACGTGCTTGCCTCGGGAGAAGCGACCTCGGGACACTTCAACTACCATCGGGCCGACGGCACGACCTATCCACTCATGTATGAGGCCTCTCCTCTCAAGGATGCTGACGGTGAAACCGTGGGAGTCATCTGCGTCCTGATCGACCTGACCCGTGAGGAAGAGGACAAGAAGAATATTGAACAGCAGCAGCAGAATCTGCTGGAAGTGGCCAATGAGGTCACTGAGGTTGCCAACAGCCTCAACGTGGCTTCGGATGCCTTGACCAAGCATATGGAACAGCTTGCCCGAGGCGTGGACACGACTGCTGATCAGACAAGCCAGGTGGCCACGGCCATGGAAGAGATGAACGCTACCGTGCTCGAAGTCGCCAAAAATGCTTCTGAAACCGCGCAGGCGGCTGCGAGAGCCAATGCTGTCGCAGCGGAAGGGGGCAAGGTTGTCGGCAAGACGGTTGGCGAAATCAACTCGGTGGCCGCGATTACCGAGAATCTGGCCGAAGCCCTGGCGTCTCTGTCCAGCCGGGCAGAGAATATCGGCAAGGTCATGGCTGTTATCAATGATATTGCAGACCAGACCAACCTGCTTGCGCTCAACGCGGCCATTGAAGCGGCGCGTGCCGGAGAGGCTGGGCGAGGGTTTGCGGTTGTTGCCGACGAAGTGCGCAAACTGGCGGAAAAAACCATGGATGCCACCAAGGAAGTCGAAGGTGCCATCTCGCTCATTCAGCAGTCCACTTCGGATGTTGTCCAGGAAATGGACACAGCCAAGGAGCGCGTCCTGAACACCTCAGGCATGGCTCAGGAAGCTGGAGGCGTGTTGGAAGAAGTCGTGGATCATTCCAATTCCATCTCGGACATGGTCAATGGAATCGCTGCTGCCGCAGAGGAACAATCCGCCACCTCCGATGAGATCAACAACCGGGTGACGCAGATCAACACGCTGTCTCAGGATGTCCTTTCCGGTATCCGAGAATCCAATAGAGGGATTCAGGAAGTTTCTGAAATGGCATCCAACCTGGCTGGGCTTGTTTCCAAGTTCAGAAATTAA
- a CDS encoding polyprenyl synthetase family protein, protein MDQLLRYFQRELPAINGFLDKESDQLNGLVKDVAKHIIGSGGKRIRPMLTLLFARALGYEKDDFHAIACSLELLHSATLLHDDYLDDAELRRGKEAAHIVFGRTETILAGDALLALANEMGARYGIARLSWLLAKGIMETAEGEIEEISFSKNPSLDRKIYMDIIIGKTARLIECACRCGAALAGATPEQEDAAGEFGLNLGIAFQLVDDALDYASPTSETGKPEGGDLKEGKVTLPLILLMEEGDKAGVDVLLEALKEKSFTETQLSEVLTLVREGRYSEKTRDEAAVYVEKAKACLSGFQPGEELEVLKQAADFVLTRTK, encoded by the coding sequence ATGGACCAACTTTTACGCTATTTCCAACGGGAACTACCCGCCATCAATGGATTTCTTGACAAGGAATCCGACCAGTTGAATGGCCTTGTCAAAGACGTGGCAAAGCACATTATCGGTTCGGGCGGCAAGCGCATCCGCCCCATGCTGACCTTGCTTTTTGCCCGCGCGCTCGGCTACGAAAAAGACGATTTTCACGCCATCGCCTGCTCTCTGGAGTTGTTGCATTCAGCGACCCTTCTGCATGACGACTATCTTGATGACGCCGAACTCAGGCGGGGCAAGGAAGCCGCTCATATTGTCTTTGGACGCACAGAAACCATCCTGGCCGGTGACGCACTGCTCGCCCTCGCCAACGAGATGGGAGCCCGCTACGGCATTGCCCGCCTTTCATGGCTACTCGCAAAGGGCATCATGGAGACCGCCGAGGGGGAGATCGAAGAGATCAGCTTTTCCAAGAACCCGTCGTTGGACCGCAAAATTTACATGGACATCATCATCGGCAAGACCGCCCGGCTCATCGAGTGCGCCTGTCGGTGCGGGGCCGCCCTGGCCGGGGCCACTCCGGAGCAGGAAGACGCTGCCGGTGAGTTCGGTCTGAATCTCGGCATCGCTTTTCAATTGGTGGATGACGCCCTGGACTACGCTTCGCCCACCAGTGAGACCGGCAAGCCGGAAGGCGGCGATCTCAAGGAAGGCAAGGTCACGCTGCCGCTTATCCTACTTATGGAAGAGGGGGACAAGGCCGGGGTCGACGTGCTGCTGGAGGCGCTCAAGGAGAAGTCGTTCACCGAGACCCAGCTCAGTGAGGTGCTCACTCTGGTGCGTGAAGGTCGGTATTCGGAAAAGACCCGTGACGAGGCCGCGGTCTACGTTGAAAAGGCCAAGGCATGCCTGAGCGGATTCCAGCCCGGAGAAGAGCTGGAAGTGCTCAAACAGGCCGCAGACTTTGTGTTGACCAGAACGAAATAA
- a CDS encoding Fur family transcriptional regulator: MTHEMGFRLSKQRKVILEELQKVKSHPTADEVYDMVRKIIPRISLGTVYRNLEFLSSKGLVLKLGGPGEQKRFDGFPEPHPHIRCAVCTAVVDVECDISVPEIPQSATHGYKVLNTNVEFVGICPQCQAKQQ, translated from the coding sequence ATGACACATGAAATGGGCTTTCGACTTTCCAAACAGAGAAAAGTCATTCTTGAAGAATTACAGAAAGTTAAGAGTCATCCTACGGCTGACGAAGTGTATGATATGGTCCGGAAGATAATTCCCCGTATCAGTCTCGGTACTGTGTACCGCAATCTTGAATTCCTTTCGTCAAAGGGGTTGGTTCTCAAGCTGGGCGGTCCTGGTGAGCAGAAGCGGTTCGATGGTTTTCCTGAGCCGCATCCCCATATTCGCTGCGCCGTGTGTACGGCTGTGGTCGATGTGGAGTGCGACATTTCGGTTCCCGAAATTCCGCAGTCTGCTACGCATGGATACAAGGTTTTGAATACAAACGTGGAGTTTGTAGGCATCTGTCCGCAGTGCCAGGCCAAGCAGCAGTAA
- the rd gene encoding rubredoxin, whose translation MQKYVCEICGYVYDPEQGDSESNIPAGTSFEDLPDDWACPICGATKDAFVPED comes from the coding sequence ATGCAAAAATATGTGTGCGAAATCTGCGGCTATGTTTACGACCCTGAACAGGGTGATTCCGAATCCAACATCCCTGCCGGGACCAGCTTCGAAGATCTTCCTGACGATTGGGCCTGCCCGATCTGCGGTGCGACCAAAGACGCATTCGTCCCGGAAGATTAG